The genomic window CAAGACCAGCGGACCGGAGCCACAACGGTACTCGGGCAGATGCACCACTTGTTGAAGCGGCTCACGGGCGAGGCGGTATGATTGGCAAGGTGAAGGTGAACCAGTCGTTCGGGGCCATGTGCCGGTACGTGCTGCAGGAGCAGGCCCCCGGCAAAGGAGCCGAGGTGCTGGCCGCGCACGGGGTGCGCACGGACAGCGCCGAGCATATGGCGGCAGACTTCGACGCGGTGCGGGCCATGCGGCCCGGATTAGGGAAGGCAGTACTGCATGTCGCGCTGGCCTTTCCGGTCGAGGAAAAGGAGAAGCTGACCAATGAGGTGATGGGCCGCATTGCCCAGGACTACCTAAAGGGGCTGAACATCGACCCGGAGAACACGCAATGGGCCGTGGTGCGGCACCAGGACAAGACCCACCCGCACATGCACCTGGTGGTGAACCGGGTGGATTTGGACGGGCAGACGGTGAGCGACCAGTTTATTCGCTCCCGCAGCGTGGACGTGTGCAAGGGTATCGAGCAGGAGTATGGGCTGATCGTGGCCGACCAGGTAGGCCGCAAGCAGGCCCGCGAAATCGGCCCGACCCCGGCCCAGGCGAAAGCCACGACCCCGAAAGAGGAACAGTCGGCCGAGTGGAGCCGCGCCCGCCAGGACATCGGCCGCGCCCTGAGCTACACAGCTGGCCACGCCCGCAGCTTCGACGAGCTGCGCGAGGCGCTGCGCCCCCGAGGCATCGAGCTGGAGCTGACACGGCGCAAGGACGGGAGCCCGGCCGGGGTGGTGTTTGCCCAGGACGGGCACCGGGTGAAGGGCAGCCAGGTGGGCCGCGCGTACAGCGCCGGCAATCTGGAGACGGGCTTTGCCAAGGCCCGGGAGCTAGGCCAGGACCCGGCCCAGGCGTGGCAGCAGGTGGGCCAGGACTACGCGCTGGCCAAGCTGGCGGCCGAGTACGCCCAGGCCAAAGAGCGACAGGCCCAGCAGCAGCCGAGCAAGCAGCAGTCCCGAGGCTTTGAGATGGGGGATTAATTTTTTAGCAACGACGTATGCAAGAGCTACTTCAAGACATAAACGCGCTACGGCGGGGCATCGAGGCGCTGAACAAGCGCAGCTTAGAGCAGGGCAAGCCGGTGAGCCGGGCCGAACTGGACGAGGTGCTGGCCAAGGTGAAGCAGGAAGTGCGCTTTACCATCAACTACCAGGGCGTAGCGGAGGCCATCCAGCCGCACCTGGCCACGCCGGCGAAGGTGGAAAACACGCTCACCATGGGCACGGCGCAGCTGCAGCAGGTGATTGACCGGATTCCGCGCAGCGTGCCCGTGGTGGGGGAAGTATGGGGCTTTACCAGTATACGGCTGGGGTTGGGGGTGATTGCGTTGGTGCTATCCCTAGTCAGCCTGAGCACCTACCTCTGGCAGCAGAAAGCGGCAGCAGAGGCGCAGGTCGTGGTGCTGCAGCAGGAGCAGGCCAAGAAAAAGCGGGCACTGGATTGGCTGACCAAAGGCTATTGGGACTTGAAACGGGACAATCCGAAAGTGATCAAAAAGTATTTCCCACAGTAGGGCTTTTAGAGGTCTTCTCAGGAAACGGAGAATACAGCACGTTAAGCGCCCACAAGCCGCGTCCTGAGCACAGAGAAGGAACAGTCAACCGTTTACCTTACGTACCCTAAGCCGTCTCATTCATTCCTTGTTCTATGTCCGATTCCCGTTTTTCCCGCCGTGACTGGCTCAAAACCACGGCGCTGGCCACCACGCCGCTGCTGCTAGGCCCCTTGCCCTCCTTCGCCGAAGCCCCGGCCCCCGGCAACACCCCGCCGCTGAGCGCGGCCGACATTGCCGCCATCGAGGCCGCGATGGGCAAGAAAGGGGCCTACGTTGAAGCGCAGGCCACGCACAGCACCCCGTTGCCGCGCAACGACTTGAAAGTGACCATCAAGGGGGAGCCGGTGCCCATTTCCTTCGGCTTCGGCGGGTGGGTGGCCATCAAGCACACGCTCGACGGCAAATCAGCCATGCTCATGAGCGACACGGTGCTACTGCAAGAGGAAGTTAACCCGCTTATGTCGGCCGCCCTGGCCCAGGGGCTGGAAATCGGGGCCGTACACAACCACTTTTTTACGAAGAACCGCGCATCTTCTACATGCACATCCACGGCATGGGTGCCCCGGCCGAGCTGGCCCGCAAGTTTGCCGCCGCGCTGAAGGACTCCAAGTTGCTGCCGGCCAACCAGCCGAAGCCCAGCGGCGGCACCCCGGCCGCGCAGGCGGGCAACAACGCTACGTCGGCCCCCGGCCCGCCCACCGGCAAGGAGCTGTTTGATATTCCGGCGCTCGACAAAGTGGTGCAGTACCAGGGCACGGTGAACGGCCCCACCTACAAGTATACCGTGGGCCGGGCGGACCTGCAATCGGTGATGATGGGCACGGAAATGACCGCCGCCATTGGCCTGAACTCGTGGGCCGCGTTCGCCGGCAAGCAAGCTGACGCGCATGTGGCCGGCGACATTGCTATGCTGGAGCACGAAGTAAACCCGGTTATCAAGGCCCTGCGCGCCCACAATCTGGAGGTCGTGGCCGTGCACAACCACATGCTGTTTGACCAGCCGCGCATGATGTTCCTGCACTACTACGGCCGCGGCCCCGCCGCGCAGCTGGCTACCGGCTTCCGTGCCGCCCTCGACCAGTTGGGCAAGGGCAAAGCGGGCATGAAGATGAAGCACTGACGCGCCGGTAAATCGACCCCGTTTTTTAGGGGCCTAAACCGGAAAAGTACCACGCGCCGGCACCGGGGGCGGTGGGGAGCAAAACCGCACGGATTCCAAGGTCGGTCTGAGAAGCTACATTATGTTAAGGGATAAAACCGGGACGACGGACCCGGAGTAGTCCTTTCCTCCACTGCCCCCTAAATCCTACTCGGGCCAGCTATTCGGCTAGCGGAGCCGGCAGGGCCGGGACGAAGTCGTCAAAGACCTCATAGCTCAGGATCTGATAGCGGCGAGCGTAGGCCCGCAGGTGAATGGCGATAATCCGCTCCCTGGTGGCACGATCGGAGCCCGGGGTATACTCTATCACCATCATGCGCTTCTCGGCCTCCTGAGCAAGCAGAAAATGGCAGGGAATGGCTTGTTGTTCGGCCTCGGTCAGGTGCACGGCGTTTTCCGGCCGCAACACGACGAGTTCCAGGTAGATTTTTTGCCGCATGGGAAAAGGCTTAGGCAGGCTTCACGACTTTGGCCGCGACCAGGCCCAGGCGCACGAGCAGCAGGCCCCCCGGATTACGAGATGCCTTGACCTTGCCCGTTTTCAGGTCGTGATTGTAGCGGTTCACTTCCGCGACGTGGGCCGCACTGGCCAGGATGGTTTGGCGGTGCTTGGCGTCGGTGATGCGCAGCTCGTCGAGGATGCGGGCGGCGTTGTCGAGGTGGCTCTGTTGGACGCCCGGCACGTCCTGAGCGGTGGCCACTAGGTCGAAAGGAATATTGTCGGCTAAAGCTTGAGGTTTGACCTTAAACGTAATGTTTTTGAAGGTTTTACCACGCTTTTCTAACTCATAGCTAATGTGCAACTCGGTGTGCTCATTGATTTGCTTAACGGCTATGTCCAATACGCTTTTCCTGAAATCACTGGTCCTAGGCATCTTATCAATGCCTTTATCGTCAAGTAGCCCGAGCATTCTCTTAAAATCTTGAATGTCATGCTTTTTGGTTTCGCCTAAGTCCTTCCACTGGCTACAAATCGGATAAATCCGCTTAGCATATTTGCTAGTGAGGCGTAGTGCCGATGCTAGGCCATAGCTGGTGAAATTGCTTTGAAGCTCAAATAGATAAGGGATAATTTTGTCAGAAAGTGAGACTTCTATGATGCCTAATCCTTTGAGGTACTCCACGCTGCGGAACATCCAGAGCTGCACATGACGCTCTGGAGTTTCTACCTCAAACATTCGAGAGCCCATATCCTCAGTGGCTTTCCGCAGATAAGCCAAATCATATTTTTGCCAGTTAAAGCCGATAACTCCTTAATATTTAGCTCATAAGTGTCAGACTTCTGGTCCTTACGCAGCTTTGAAACCAAGAAGAAGAATAAGTCAAGCTGTAATTCAGTGTACTCATAGCGAGCATTCGTCAGAGCATTGTGTTGCCGGATTTCTAATTCTTTGCTCATGGTGCTTATTCATTGATTTCGAGCGTAATTATACGCGGAAAACGGGTTATAAAAACAAATATCACTTTTAAAACCCGTTTGAGACCCATTAAAACCCGTTTTCAAACCCATTAAAACCCGTTTGAGACCCATTAAAACCCGTTTGAGACCCATTAAAACCCGTTTGAGACCCATTAAAACCCGTTTTCAATTGGGTTAACAGACTAAAAATTAGCGCGTTATGAAGCCCTCAAATAGAACAAAGCTTTACAAATACACCAATTGGTGTTCGCGCGAGAAAAAAAGCTTTTAGGGACTGGTCAGGGGTACAACGGCGCGAGCCAAACAAAAACAGCAAAGTCCTAGAAGCCAGTGACTTGCGCGCATTTTATAAACTATATATTATTGGTAATCAATAGTTTATAAACCTTATTGTTGAGCTTATGTACTGCTTTGAACTTGGGAATGCTACGGCCACGGAAACGGAAGCAGCTGAGGAAGCGGGCGGAGTTAGGAACAAAAGGGGAAGACGACAGCACCGGGACCGGGGACACATTAGCAGGTGGGATGGTGGCCAGGTGGTGCAACTGGTGGCCAGGGCGAGGTGGCCAAGTTGCCGGCAAGGGGAACACTAGGAGCAGCCGGTAGAAGGCAGCAGAAGGGGCACAGAGAAAAGACAGGGCCAGGGGTTGCGCGTGCGTGTGGGGAGCCGTACCTTGTGGGCTGTTCTGGAATCGTTCAACGGTTTTCGCAAGATGTGTTTCCTGAATCGCGCTTCGCGCAATCCAGGAAACCCGTTCGCCCGTTGGGCTCACTACACTTGCCCCTTCGGGGACCTACCTATGGCCGACCTATCCGCCCCTGATTCACCTCCCCACCGCCCCCGAAAAGGAGGCCGGAAGGCTAGCCCACTAGCCGAAAAACAGCGCCACGTCGTGAGCGTTCGGCTGACCGACGCCGAGCACGAGCGCCTGACCCAGGAAGCCGAACGGTACCAGCTGAGCCAGGGCGAAGTGCTGCGGTCGGTGTGGCGGAAACAGAACACGGCCACGAAACTGCAGGCCCCGCCGACCCCGGAGGAAGCGCGGCAGCTGGCGCAGCTGGCCGGCATGGCGGCGAACCTGAACCAGCTCACCAAGCTGGCCCAGTTGGGCCAAGACCAGCGGACCGGAGCCACAACGGTACTCGGGCAGATGCACCACCTGTTGAAGCGGCTCACGGGCGAGGCGGTATGATTGGCAAGGTGAAGGTGAACCAGTCGTTCGGGGCCATGTGCCGGTACGTGCTGCAGGAGCAGGCCCCCGGCAAAGGAGCCGAGGTGCTGGCCGCGCACGGGGTGCGCACGGACAGCGCCGAGCATATGGCGGCAGACTTCGACGCGGTGCGGGCCATGCGGCCCGGATTAGGGAAGGCAGTACTGCATGTCGCGCTGGCCTTTCCGGTCGAGGAAAAGGAGAAGCTGACCAATGAGGTGATGGGCCGCATTGCCCAGGACTACCTAAAGGGGCTGAACATCGACCCGGAGAACACGCAATGGGCCGTGGTGCGGCACCAGGACAAGACCCACCCGCACATGCACCTGGTGGTGAACCGGGTGGATTTGGACGGGCAGACGGTGAGCGACCAGTTTATTCGCTCCCGCAGCGTGGACGTGTGCAAGGGTATCGAGCAGGAGTATGGGCTGATCGTGGCCGACCAGGTAGGCCGCAAGCAGGCCCGCGAAATCGGCCCGACCCCGGCCCAGGCGAAAGCCACGACCCCGAAAGAGGAACAGTCGGCCGAGTGGAGCCGCGCCCGCCAGGACATCGGCCGCGCCCTGAGCTACACAGCTGGCCACGCCCGCAGCTTCGACGAGCTGCGCGAGGCGCTGCGCCCCGAGGCATCGAGCTGGAGCTGACACGGCGCAAGGACGGGAGCCCGGCCGGGGTGGTGTTTGCCCAGGACGGGCACCGGGTGAAGGGCAGCCAGGTGGGCCGCGCGTACAGCGCCGGCAATCTGGAGACGGGCTTTGCCAAGGCCCGGGAGCTAGGCCAGGACCCGGCCCAGGCGTGGCAGCAGGTGGGCCAGGACTACGCGCTGGCCAAGCTGGCGGCCGAGTACGCCCAGGCCAAAGAGCGACAGGCCCAGCAGCAGCCGAGCAAGCAGCAGTCCCGAGGCTTTGAGATGGGGGATTAATTTTTTAGCAACGACGTATGCAAGAGCTACTTCAAGACATAAACGCGCTACGGCGGGGCATCGAGGCGCTGAACAAGCGCAGCTTAGAGCAGGGCAAGCCGGTGAGCCGGGCCGAACTGGACGAGGTGCTGGCCAAGGTGAAGCAGGAAGTGCGCTTTACCATCAACTACCAGGGCGTAGCGGAGGCCATCCAGCCGCACCTGGCCACGCCGGCGAAGGTGGAAAACACGCTCACCATGGGCACGGCGCAGCTGCAGCAGGTGATTGACCGGATTCCGCGCAGCGTGCCCGTGGTGGGGAAGTATGGGGCTTTACCAGTATACGGCTGGGGTTGGGGGTGATTGCGTTGGTGCTATCCCTAGTCAGCCTGAGCACCTACCTCTGGCAGCAGAAAGCGGCAGCAGAGGCGCAGGTCGTGGTGCTGCAGCAGGAGCAGGCCAAGAAAAAGCGGGCACTGGATTGGCTGACCAAAGGCTATTGGGACTTGAAACGGGACAATCCGAAAGTGATCAAAAAGTATTTCCCACAGTAGGGCTTTTAGAGGTCTTCTCAGGAAACGGAGAATACAGCACGTTAAGCGCCCACAAGCCGCGTCCTGAGCACAGAGAAGGAACAGTCAACCGTTTACCTTACGTACCCTAAGCCGTCTCATTCATTCCTTGTTCTATGTCCGATTCCCGTTTTTCCCGCCGTGACTGGCTCAAAACCACGGCGCTGGCCACCACGCCGCTGCTGCTAGGCCCCTTGCCCTCCTTCGCCGAAGCCCCGGCCCCCGGCAACACCCCGCCGCTGAGCGCGGCCGACATTGCCGCCATCGAGGCCGCGATGGGCAAGAAAGGGGCCTACGTTGAAGCGCAGGCCACGCACAGCACCCCGTTGCCGCGCAACGACTTGAAAGTGACCATCAAGGGGGAGCCGGTGCCCATTTCCTTCGGCTTCGGCGGGTGGGTGGCCATCAAGCACACGCTCGACGGCAAATCAGCCATGCTCATGAGCGACACGGTGCTACTGCAAGAGGAAGTTAACCCGCTTATGTCGGCCGCCCTGGCCCAGGGGCTGGAAATCGGGGCCGTACACAACCACTTTTTTACGAAGAACCGCGCATCTTCTACATGCACATCCACGGCATGGGTGCCCCGGCCGAGCTGGCCCGCAAGTTTGCCGCCGCGCTGAAGGACTCCAAGTTGCTGCCGGCCAACCAGCCGAAGCCCAGCGGCGGCACCCCGGCCGCGCAGGCGGGCAACAACGCTACGTCGGCCCCCGGCCCGCCCACCGGCAAGGAGCTGTTTGATATTCCGGCGCTCGACAAAGTG from Hymenobacter sp. J193 includes these protein-coding regions:
- a CDS encoding LppY/LpqO family protein, encoding MHIHGMGAPAELARKFAAALKDSKLLPANQPKPSGGTPAAQAGNNATSAPGPPTGKELFDIPALDKVVQYQGTVNGPTYKYTVGRADLQSVMMGTEMTAAIGLNSWAAFAGKQADAHVAGDIAMLEHEVNPVIKALRAHNLEVVAVHNHMLFDQPRMMFLHYYGRGPAAQLATGFRAALDQLGKGKAGMKMKH
- a CDS encoding relaxase/mobilization nuclease domain-containing protein, giving the protein MIGKVKVNQSFGAMCRYVLQEQAPGKGAEVLAAHGVRTDSAEHMAADFDAVRAMRPGLGKAVLHVALAFPVEEKEKLTNEVMGRIAQDYLKGLNIDPENTQWAVVRHQDKTHPHMHLVVNRVDLDGQTVSDQFIRSRSVDVCKGIEQEYGLIVADQVGRKQAREIGPTPAQAKATTPKEEQSAEWSRARQDIGRALSYTAGHARSFDELREALRPRGIELELTRRKDGSPAGVVFAQDGHRVKGSQVGRAYSAGNLETGFAKARELGQDPAQAWQQVGQDYALAKLAAEYAQAKERQAQQQPSKQQSRGFEMGD
- a CDS encoding relaxase/mobilization nuclease domain-containing protein, which codes for MIGKVKVNQSFGAMCRYVLQEQAPGKGAEVLAAHGVRTDSAEHMAADFDAVRAMRPGLGKAVLHVALAFPVEEKEKLTNEVMGRIAQDYLKGLNIDPENTQWAVVRHQDKTHPHMHLVVNRVDLDGQTVSDQFIRSRSVDVCKGIEQEYGLIVADQVGRKQAREIGPTPAQAKATTPKEEQSAEWSRARQDIGRALSYTAGHARSFDELREALRPEASSWS
- a CDS encoding replication initiation protein; this translates as MAYLRKATEDMGSRMFEVETPERHVQLWMFRSVEYLKGLGIIEVSLSDKIIPYLFELQSNFTSYGLASALRLTSKYAKRIYPICSQWKDLGETKKHDIQDFKRMLGLLDDKGIDKMPRTSDFRKSVLDIAVKQINEHTELHISYELEKRGKTFKNITFKVKPQALADNIPFDLVATAQDVPGVQQSHLDNAARILDELRITDAKHRQTILASAAHVAEVNRYNHDLKTGKVKASRNPGGLLLVRLGLVAAKVVKPA
- a CDS encoding DUF1259 domain-containing protein, which gives rise to MSDSRFSRRDWLKTTALATTPLLLGPLPSFAEAPAPGNTPPLSAADIAAIEAAMGKKGAYVEAQATHSTPLPRNDLKVTIKGEPVPISFGFGGWVAIKHTLDGKSAMLMSDTVLLQEEVNPLMSAALAQGLEIGAVHNHFFTKNRASSTCTSTAWVPRPSWPASLPPR
- a CDS encoding replication initiation protein gives rise to the protein MSKELEIRQHNALTNARYEYTELQLDLFFFLVSKLRKDQKSDTYELNIKELSALTGKNMIWLICGKPLRIWALECLR